The following are encoded in a window of Drosophila simulans strain w501 chromosome 3L, Prin_Dsim_3.1, whole genome shotgun sequence genomic DNA:
- the LOC6738219 gene encoding ATP-dependent helicase brm isoform X2 — MASPSPANSPMPPPQAPSPMAPPSQSPAPSPHSPYPHQQPGPLQGPPPPGHPGAYGHPMQHGPPGQGPPGHHMPPHHQGMSPHMGMQMPPTGPNMSPYQTHGMPPNAPTQPCIVSPGGPPGGPPPPERSSQENLHALQRAIDSMEEKGLQEDPRYSQLLAMRATSKHQHLNGNQVNLLRTQITAYRLLARNKPISMQMQQALQAAQQQPPPGPPIGPPGAPGGPPPGSQHAGQPPVPPQQQQQPPPSAGTPPQCSTPPASNPYGPPVPGQKMQVAPPPPHMQQGQPLPPQPPQVGGPPPIQQQQPPQQQQQQSQPPPPEPHQHQLPNGGKPLSMGPSGGQPLIPSSPMQPQVRGTLPGMPPGSQVPQPGGGPQRQVPPAGMPMPKPNRITTVAKPVGLDPITLLQERENRIAARISLRMQELQRLPATMSEDLRLQAAIELRALRVLNFQRQLRMEFVQCTRRDTTLETALNIKLYKRTKRQGLREARATEKLEKQQKLEAERKRRQKHLEFLAAVLQHGKDLREFHRNNKAQLARMNKAVMNHHANAEREQKKEQERIEKERMRRLMAEDEEGYRKLIDQKKDKRLAFLLSQTDEYISNLTQMVKQHKDDQMKKKEEEGKRLIQFKKELLMSGEYIGIDEGSIVADMRVHVVEQCTGKKLTGDDAPMLKHLHRWLNMHPGWDWIDDEEDSCGSNDDHKPKVEEQPTAAEDATDKAQATGNDEDPKDLITKAKVEDDEYRTEEQTYYSIAHTIHEKVVEQASIMVNGTLKEYQIKGLEWLVSLYNNNLNGILADEMGLGKTIQTISLVTYLMDRKKVMGPYLIIVPLSTLPNWVLEFEKWAPAVGVVSYKGSPQGRRLLQNQMRATKFNVLLTTYEYVIKDKAVLAKIQWKYMIIDEGHRMKNHHCKLTQVLNTHYIAPYRLLLTGTPLQNKLPELWALLNFLLPSIFKSCSTFEQWFNAPFATTGEKVELNEEETILIIRRLHKVLRPFLLRRLKKEVEHQLPDKVEYIIKCDMSALQRVLYKHMQSKGVLLTDGSEKGKHGKGGAKALMNTIVQLRKLCNHPFMFQHIEEKYCDHTGGHGVVSGPDLYRVSGKFELLDRILPKLKATNHRVLLFCQMTQCMTIIEDYLGWRQFGYLRLDGTTKAEDRGELLRKFNAKGSDVFVFLLSTRAGGLGLNLQTADTVVIFDSDWNPHQDLQAQDRAHRIGQRNEVRVLRLMTVNSVEERILAAARYKLNMDEKVIQAGMFDQKSTGSERQQFLQTILHQDDNEEEEENEVPDDEMINMMIARSEEEIEIFKRMDAERKKEDEEIHPGRERLIDESELPDWLTKDDDEVERFHYQYDEDTILGRGSRQRKEVDYTDSLTEKEWLKAIDDGAEFDEEEEEDDSKRKRRKRKNRKEESDDDSLILKRRRRQNLDKRSKKQMHKIMSAVIKHNQDGRTLSEPFMKLPSRQRLPDYYEIIKRPVDIKKILQRIEDCKYADLNELEKDFMQLCQNAQIYNEEASLIYLDSIALQKVFVGARQRITAAADAAAVAAGDNTGEAHGNGGSDNSDNDDDDGGDDGSDDEEIATTSAAAVKMKLKLNKSLASAPATPTQSSSNVSSGAATTSKKQTRRKRSQKKYTISDDDDDDMD, encoded by the exons ATGGCCTCGCCCTCTCCGGCGAACAGTCCCATGCCACCGCCACAGGCGCCCAGTCCGATGGCCCCGCCCTCGCAGAGTCCCGCCCCCTCGCCGCACAGCCCGTATCCGCACCAGCAGCCGGGTCCACTGCAAGGACCTCCGCCACCCGGACATCCCGGTGCCTACGGACATCCCATGCAGCACGGACCACCCGGCCAGGGTCCACCCGGCCATCATATGCCACCGCACCACCAGGGGATGA GTCCACACATGGGAATGCAGATGCCGCCGACGGGTCCGAATATGTCCCCCTACCAAACCCACGGAATGCCACCCAAT GCACCCACACAACCCTGCATAGTGTCACCTGGTGGCCCACCTGGCGGCCCGCCACCTCCGGAGCGCTCGAGCCAGGAGAACCTTCACGCCCTTCAACGCGCCATTGATTCAATGGAGGAGAAGGGCCTGCAGGAAGATCCTCGCTACTCCCAGCTGCTGGCAATGCGAGCCACCTCGAAGCATCAGCACCTTAATGGCAATCAGGTTAACTTGTTGCGCACACAGATCACCGCCTATCGGTTGCTGGCACGGAACAAGCCCATATCcatgcagatgcagcaggCGTTGCAGGCCGCACAGCAACAGCCGCCGCCAGGACCTCCAATTGGGCCACCTGGAGCACCAGGCGGACCGCCACCAGGGAGCCAGCATGCAGGACAACCGCCCGTGCCgccgcaacaacagcaacaaccgcCACCTTCAGCAGGAACTCCACCCCAGTGCTCCACGCCGCCCGCAAGCAATCCTTATGGACCGCCCGTTCCTGGCCAGAAAATGCAGGTagcgccaccaccgccacacATGCAACAGGGACAGCCATTGCCACCACAACCGCCACAAGTGGGTGGACCCCCGCCtatccaacagcagcagccacctcagcagcagcaacaacagtcgcAGCCCCCGCCACCGGAGCCACATCAACACCAGTTGCCAAACGGAGGCAAACCCCTGAGTATGGGGCCATCTGGCGGGCAACCACTGATACCTTCATCACCCATGCAGCCACAAGTGAGAGGGACACTGCCAGGAATGCCGCCAGGTAGTCAGGTTCCGCAACCAGGAGGAGGTCCTCAGCGACAGGTTCCACCTGCGGGCATGCCGATGCCCAAACCCAATCGCATTACAACGGTGGCCAAACCCGTCGGTCTGGATCCCATAACATTGCTGCAGGAAAGGGAGAATAGGATAGCAGCCAGGATATCATTGCGCATGCAGGAGTTGCAGCGTCTGCCGGCGACGATGTCCGAGGATCTGCGTCTGCAAGCGGCTATCGAGTTGAGGGCCCTAAGGGTCTTGAACTTCCAGCGACAGCTGCGTATGGAGTTTGTTCAGTGCACGAGACGAGATACCACTTTGGAAACAGCGTTAAACATTAAGCTCTACAAGAGGACCAAGCGGCAGGGCCTGCGGGAGGCACGTGCCACCGAGAAGCTAGAGAAGCAACAGAAGCTAGAGGCTGAGCGTAAGCGTCGCCAAAAGCATCTGGAGTTCTTGGCTGCAGTGCTTCAGCACGGCAAGGATCTGAGGGAGTTCCACAGAAATAATAAGGCCCAGCTTGCAAGGATGAACAAGGCCGTGATGAACCACCACGCCAATGCCGAGCGCGAACAGAAGAAGGAACAAGAGCGCATCGAGAAGGAACGTATGCGACGTCTGATGGCCGAGGATGAGGAGGGTTACCGCAAGCTGATTGATCAAAAGAAGGACAAGAGATTGGCTTTCCTACTGTCGCAGACAGATGAGTATATTAGCAACCTAACTCAGATGGTGAAGCAGCACAAGGACGACCAGATGAagaaaaaggaggaggagggcaagCGGCTGATACAGTTCAAAAAGGAACTGCTGATGAGCGGAGAGTACATTGGCATTGATGAGGGCAGCATTGTTGCCGATATGCGAGTCCATGTGGTGGAACAGTGCACGGGCAAGAAACTCACCGGCGATGATGCCCCCATGCTGAAGCACTTGCACCGCTGGCTGAATATGCATCCTGGCTGGGATTGGatcgacgacgaggaggacagCTGTGGGAGCAACGACGATCATAAACCTAAGGTGGAGGAGCAACCAACGGCAGCAGAAGATGCCACCGACAAAGCACAGGCGACGGGCAACGATGAGGATCCCAAGGATCTAATAACCAAGGCCAAGGTGGAGGACGATGAGTACAGGACGGAGGAACAGACGTACTACAGCATCGCTCATACCATTCATGAAAAGGTTGTGGAGCAGGCCAGCATCATGGTCAATGGTACGCTCAAGGAATACCAGATCAAAGGTTTGGAGTGGTTGGTTTCGCTGTACAATAACAATCTAAATGGTATTCTGGCCGATGAAATGGGTTTGGGTAAAACCATTCAGACCATTTCGCTGGTAACCTACCTTATGGATCGAAAGAAGGTTATGGGTCCGTACTTGATTATTGTACCACTCTCCACCCTGCCCAATTGGGTGCTGGAATTCGAGAAGTGGGCGCCAGCCGTGGGTGTAGTCAGCTACAAGGGCAGCCCGCAGGGAAGGCGATTGCTGCAAAATCAAATGCGAGCAACAAAGTTCAATGTGCTGTTAACCACATATGAGTACGTGATTAAGGACAAGGCGGTGCTGGCCAAGATCCAGTGGAAATACATGATTATCGACGAGGGTCACCGCATGAAGAACCATCACTGCAAACTCACCCAGGTGCTGAACACCCACTACATTGCCCCATATCGGTTACTTCTCACGGGTACACCTCTGCAAAACAAGCTTCCCGAGTTGTGGGCGCTACTTAATTTCCTGCTGCCCTCGATCTTTAAGTCCTGCTCCACATTCGAACAGTGGTTCAATGCGCCATTTGCCACCACTGGCGAGAAGGTCGAGCTAAACGAGGAGGAGACCATCCTTATCATTCGTCGTTTGCACAAGGTTCTTCGTCCCTTCCTGTTGCGTCGCCTCAAAAAGGAGGTAGAACACCAGCTGCCCGACAAGGTCGAGTACATCATCAAGTGTGACATGTCCGCGCTGCAGCGCGTTCTCTACAAGCACATGCAGAGCAAGGGTGTCCTGCTCACCGACGGATCCGAGAAGGGCAAGCACGGCAAGGGAGGCGCTAAGGCGCTGATGAACACGATCGTTCAGCTGCGCAAGCTGTGCAACCATCCGTTCATGTTCCAGCACATAGAAGAGAAGTACTGCGACCACACTGGCGGTCATGGAGTTGTGTCCG GTCCGGATTTGTATCGTGTCTCTGGCAAATTCGAGCTGCTTGATCGCATCCTGCCCAAGCTGAAGGCGACCAACCATCGCGTGCTGCTCTTCTGTCAGATGACCCAATGCATGACCATCATCGAAGACTACCTGGGATGGCGCCAATTCGGCTACCTTCGACTCGATGGTACCACGAAGGCCGAGGATCGTGGCGAACTACTGCGAAAATTCAATGCCAAGGGCTCGGATGTGTTTGTCTTTTTGCTATCCACCCGAGCCGGTGGTTTGGGTCTTAATCTGCAGACCGCCGATACTGTAGTAATCTTCGACTCCGATTGGAATCCCCATCAGGATCTGCAAGCCCAGGATCGTGCCCATCGTATTGGTCAACGTAACGAGGTGCGCGTCCTGCGACTAATGACAGTCAACTCCGTGGAAGAGCGCATCTTGGCTGCAGCCAGGTACAAACTGAACATGGACGAGAAGGTCATCCAGGCTGGTATGTTCGATCAGAAGTCAACGGGTAGCGAGCGACAGCAGTTCCTACAGACGATTCTGCACCAGGATGAcaacgaagaggaggaggaaaatgAGGTGCCCGATGACGAAATGATCAACATGATGATTGCCCGCAGCGAGGAGGAGATTGAAATCTTTAAGCGCATGGATGCAGAGCGCAAGAAGGAGGATGAGGAGATCCATCCGGGTAGGGAACGTCTGATCGATGAGTCCGAGCTACCCGACTGGCTGACAAAGGATGATGACGAGGTAGAGCGTTTCCACTATCAGTACGACGAGGATACCATTCTAG GTCGAGGCTCCCGGCAGCGAAAGGAAGTAGACTACACCGATAGTTTGACTGAAAAGGAGTGGCTGAAAGCCATCGACGATGGCGCTGAGTTCgacgaggaagaggaggaagaCGATTCGAAACGCAAGCGACGAAAGCGCAAGAATAGGAAGGAAGAGTCCGACGATGATTCGTTGATACTAAAACGGCGACGACGCCAAAATCTGGACAAGCGGTCCAAGAAGCAGATGCACAAAATTATGAGTGCGGTTATCAAGCACAACCAAGATGGACGAACCCTGTCCGAACCGTTCATGAAGTTGCCTTCGCGGCAGCGGTTGCCCGACTACTACGAGATCATTAAGCGGCCAGTTGACATTAAGAAAATCCTGCAGCGCATTGAGGACTGCAAGTATGCCGATCTCAACGAGCTGGAGAAGGACTTTATGCAGCTATGCCAGAATGCACAGATCTACAACGAAGAGGCCTCCCTGATCTACCTGGACTCGATTGCCCTGCAAAAGGTATTCGTTGGGGCCAGGCAGAGGATAACAGCTGCAGCGGATGCAGCCGCAGTGGCAGCCGGAGATAACACGGGTGAAGCGCACGGCAATGGAGGTTCGGATAATTCggacaacgacgacgacgatggcgGCGATGACGGCTCCGACGACGAGGAGATTGCGACCACTTCAGCGGCGGCTGTCAAAATGAAGCTCAAACTGAACAAATCTCTGGCTAGTGCGCCCGCTACGCCCACGCAATCATCGTCGAATGTGAGCAGCGGAGCGGCTACCACATCCAAGAAGCAGACGCGTCGCAAGCGCTCCCAGAAGAAGTACACTATTtcagacgacgacgacgatgacatGGACTAG